The Plectropomus leopardus isolate mb chromosome 7, YSFRI_Pleo_2.0, whole genome shotgun sequence genome window below encodes:
- the irgq2 gene encoding immunity-related GTPase family, q2, whose product MADVLKSLNLLETLKESMELNKLSDVKDAVEDLLISRINLAVMGDRGDEKATFINSLRGLGPGDDEAAPSLSTVAPEEVAGYPNPKHPDFRMWDLPPVPSTSLFEPEGYIERVKFLRYNAVFVTFIQTPQPNSVEVFLEARSLQQQTVYFILFASAKDTEKSLEDKRKACLDVLTSQGVTLPKVYLVRPSTLEQFDFPCLLEDMGRDLPEIRAHALILALPTLTSSLVSQKKEAFKALVWAAASLSGGVSTIPVPFVASMVDSSVAVRILTKAQISLCLDDESVERLARQRGVVPTRLKGLRTCLLSVEVTKGEVKKRLAAAEKDLATVSSKLVEMAMPRHARSASRSFAAMLQALNGAIDEMAADAEKIVAVALREGQ is encoded by the coding sequence ATGGCTGATGTTCTGAAAAGCTTGAACCTCCTTGAGACCCTCAAAGAGTCCATGGAACTCAATAAGTTATCAGATGTCAAGGATGCAGTGGAGGATCTCCTGATCAGCAGGATAAACTTAGCTGTGATGGGGGACCGTGGGGATGAAAAAGCCACCTTTATAAACTCTCTCCGTGGCCTTGGTCCTGGGGATGATGAAGCAGCTCCATCTCTATCCACTGTTGCCCCAGAGGAAGTGGCAGGCTACCCAAACCCTAAACATCCAGACTTTCGCATGTGGGATCTTCCACCTGTCCCATCCACCTCTCTGTTTGAACCCGAGGGATACATAGAAAGAGTCAAATTTTTACGCTATAATGCTGTCTTCGTGACATTCATACAGACACCACAACCAAACAGTGTGGAGGTGTTCCTGGAAGCCCGGTCACTGCAGCAACAAACAGTGTACTTTATTCTGTTTGCTTCAgcaaaagacacagaaaaaagccTTGAAGACAAGAGGAAAGCCTGCCTGGATGTTCTTACATCACAGGGTGTGACACTGCCTAAAGTCTACCTGGTGAGACCCTCCACCCTTGAGCAGTTTGACTTCCCTTGCCTTTTGGAGGACATGGGAAGAGACCTTCCAGAGATACGAGCCCATGCCCTTATCTTGGCTTTACCAACGCTTACCTCCTCTCTGGTCTCTCAGAAAAAGGAGGCATTCAAAGCACTAGTATGGGCAGCTGCCTCACTATCTGGTGGAGTGTCAACTATTCCTGTTCCCTTTGTGGCCTCCATGGTGGACTCCAGTGTAGCTGTGCGGATTCTAACCAAAGCACAAATATCTCTGTGCTTAGACGATGAATCAGTTGAGCGACTGGCCCGACAGCGAGGTGTGGTACCAACAAGGCTTAAGGGGCTGCGGACTTGTTTACTGTCAGTGGAGGTCACCAAAGGTGAGGTGAAAAAGCGTCTGGCGGCGGCAGAAAAGGACTTGGCCACAGTTTCATCAAAGCTGGTGGAGATGGCTATGCCCAGACATGCCCGCTCTGCCAGCCGCTCCTTCGCTGCCATGCTGCAAGCCTTAAACGGCGCCATTGATGAAATGGCGGCTGATGCTGAGAAGATAGTAGCTGTTGCTCTTAGA